The Halomonas sp. KG2 genome segment AAAAGGATGCCTATGACTGATTCTACCCAGACGACGCAAGTGCTAGATGCACTCGCGGAGGTCTTAAAGCAGCGTCGACATGCTTGTGCAGAAGATTCTTATGTTGCCTCCTTGCATCATAAGGGTTTGAACAAGATACTCGAAAAAGTCGGCGAAGAGGCGACCGAAACAATTTTGGCTGCTAAAGATGCCGAGCACGGCGGCGAACAAGCGCATCAAGCTGTGATCGCTGAAACCGCCGACCTGTGGTTTCATAGTTTGGTGATGCTGTCGCACCTTGAACTGGATCATCAGCGCGTTTTAGATGAGCTAGCACGGCGGTTTGGTATTTCTGGTCATGACGAAAAAGCGTCCCGCACACAACGTTAACCTGCACTGATGAGGAAATGCATATGTTAGGTGGTATCAGTATTTGGCAGTTGCTGATTGTTCTGGGCATTATCATCCTAATTTTCGGCACCAAGAAACTGCGTAATGTGGGCACCGACTTAGGCGGTGCAGTCAAAGGCTTTAAGAAGGCCATTAACGAAGAAGAGAAAGACGGCGACAAAAAAGATGCTGACCAACCTCAGGCGAAAGTAAGCCACGAAGAGGCTGGTAACACCTATGATGTTCAAGCAGAAGAGAAGCGTGCCGCCGAAGAACGCCCCACAGAACGTAACGAAGAGCGCAAATAACCCATGCTGGATATCGGCTTTCTTGAACTGATGCTGATTGGTATCGTCGGGCTTCTGGTGCTTGGCCCAGAGCGCCTGCCTAGAGCGGCTCGCACAGCAGGCATGTGGATTGGCAAAATCAAGCGTACGGTATCCGGTATGCAGCGCGAAATCAGCGCTCAGTTGGAAGCAGAGGAGTTGCGTCAAAAACTCAACGAGCAACAGAAAAAGCTCGATGACAGTCTCAAAAAAGCCAAGCAGGATGTTGAGAGCATTGCCGACGCCCCCTCTTCTTCCAGCACT includes the following:
- a CDS encoding phosphoribosyl-ATP diphosphatase; protein product: MTDSTQTTQVLDALAEVLKQRRHACAEDSYVASLHHKGLNKILEKVGEEATETILAAKDAEHGGEQAHQAVIAETADLWFHSLVMLSHLELDHQRVLDELARRFGISGHDEKASRTQR
- the tatA gene encoding Sec-independent protein translocase subunit TatA, translated to MLGGISIWQLLIVLGIIILIFGTKKLRNVGTDLGGAVKGFKKAINEEEKDGDKKDADQPQAKVSHEEAGNTYDVQAEEKRAAEERPTERNEERK